From the Drechmeria coniospora strain ARSEF 6962 chromosome 02, whole genome shotgun sequence genome, the window AAGTTGACCATGGAGCGGAATCGAGTCGAGATTCTAATATAGACACCAAGGGACCCCCCCTCTCTCATGTCAGCTTAACGCCGTCGTTGTGATGGTGCTTAGGTTTGCAGATTGCTAGCTCCTTCGTGCCAGCGTGCTGCGATGCATGATGACCATCGATCAATGATTAATCAAGGCTTACGTCAGTGCATAGAGGCCAGAGATTCACGTGCTAGACACACGAACGAGCACCAACAGGCTGGCATGGACGAATGCAACGTGCACCACGAGCCGTCGAGAACACTCGAGGCATGGAAACAATCGAATGGTCAGCTGCTAGTCAAGCTCTGGGTAGATGGCACCGCTCATGACGGGGGAGTAATACTCaacgccgccatcggccgtgTCGtagtcgccgccgcgacgacggtgatgccCGCCGTAGGGTCCTTGTTGCGTAGGATAGATGCCGTCACCAGGGTCGGCGTAGGCCCCCGGGTCGGGGTAGaccatctcgtcctcgtagTCGCCGTTATCGGCCTCGCTTCCCGAgtcttcctcgtcatcctcgtacGGCATtccgtcctcctccgtcgctgCCGCGCTGTCCTGGGCGACGCTGCCCGGTCCGGCCCGGTGGTCCGGCCCGACGCTGGCGCCCTTGCTGAACTCTCGAATGCGCACGTTGTAGCCCGAactcttcttcttcggcgGCTCCCTGCCCCGCAGAGCCGTGAGCTCTTCCTTGCTCAGGTTGAGGTTCGGCAGTGGCAGGTGAAAGGTCGACGACATGGCCCGGACCGGCGTCCGGTCGCCGCACTCGAGCGTCGGGGCAAAGTCGTCCCTCGTGAGCTTCCGATCGAActggatggcgacgagcttCGTCTTCATGatggccttgaccttggcccACAGCCCGCCGTGGTACCAGCCGCTGTTGATGTCCCACGTCGGCCGCACCTCGGCATTGTCGAGGAGCTCCTGCAGGAGGGGGTCCGTGATGTCGCACACCTGCCAGACCTTGCCGTCGGTGTGGAACGACTCTCCGTCAAACACGTGGCTGTGgcactcgtcctcggcgtagTTCTTCTGCAGGCTGAGCTGCGACCTGCGAAGAGCCGCCCACGTCTGGTCCTTGACGCCAAGCGTCTTCCTCGACAGCTTGAACATGAGCGTCTGGTAGACGCGGTACTTGGGGTCGGTCCGCGGATCGATGCCGTAGGGCACCACGCCGTCCCTCCACGGCCCGCCCTTGAACTGGTAGGCCGTGTAGTTGAGGTACTTCTTCAGCTCGTTCCAGTTGTGAAGCTTGCCGCCCAGGTGGTTCAGCAGGGAGCGGCGCGTCCAGACGGGGCGGTGCTGGAaggcctcctcgagctgcgcgATCACCTCCATCGTCCTCGCGTCCGTCACGTCGGGCGGGTGCTGGGGCCGCGTCGGGGCCGGGTCCTCGGCGCTGATGAAGTAGCCCACCTGCTTCACCGCCGTCGTGTTGATGGTGCCCCCGTCGGCCGTGTTGCGGACGTAGGGGTTCTGcgaatagtagtagttgaaGGGCAGGCTCATGTGCGTGAAGATGGGCGGTGGGATGATGTCCACGTTCCGCCTCAGGTCCATGCCCGGCTCGAACTTGAAGTTCTTGATCTGTTGCACTGCCAGGGCGACGGTCCGTCAGCGTAGCTCGCCGGCCACCGCTCGGCCTGGGGGCTTCTCACCGTCGCCAGGCAAGACCTGGTTCGCGTACTTTTGCGCAAACGGGGACCTCGACATGTCCCAGTAAAAGTCGGCCAAGCCTCGGAAGCGATGCGTGTGCTTGATGACGCCCACGGCCTCCACCCGGTACTCGTCGACGTTGTCCGCCAGCTTTCGACGGAGCACTTTGGGCTgatcgaggcggccgacggagcaGACCTGCTGCGGAGCGGCGCTCGCGTCGGCGACATCGACGTCGCCCTGCCAAGGACCGTGGCTGCCTCGCTTCCGCCTGCGACCTGTGCGCTTGGGGACGACGACCTTGAGAACGACGTTGTGCGAGCTGGCGTTGTGGGACATGACGGGCGGGCAAAAAGGGCTCTCCGGGTTTAGATACAGCGGCAGCGAAGGCCTCGAGGGATCCAGAACCTGCACCGGTGAGACACGTTGCCGCGACCGAGAACGGTCATGGTCATGGTTCTAAACGTACGTGTGCCAGCGATGGGACGCGGCCAAATGCGTTCACGGCACGTTCTATGTTTTCCACGACGGCCGGGATTTCCACCGCGGCGAGGTACCTCGACGGTACGGCATATCGAGGGGCGCCCTCATCCTGGAGGGTTGGACTGTCGGCCAGaacgtcatcgtcgtcagccggaacatcgtcgtcgtcggccagaacatcgtcctcgaccaacatgtcgtcgtcggcctccgACGAAGAGGCCATCTTCAGGACACGATGAGTGCCGACTGCTATGGACGCAGCA encodes:
- a CDS encoding Transcription factor IIIC, subunit 5 is translated as MASSSEADDDMLVEDDVLADDDDVPADDDDVLADSPTLQDEGAPRYAVPSRYLAAVEIPAVVENIERAVNAFGRVPSLAHVLDPSRPSLPLYLNPESPFCPPVMSHNASSHNVVLKVVVPKRTGRRRKRGSHGPWQGDVDVADASAAPQQVCSVGRLDQPKVLRRKLADNVDEYRVEAVGVIKHTHRFRGLADFYWDMSRSPFAQKYANQVLPGDVQQIKNFKFEPGMDLRRNVDIIPPPIFTHMSLPFNYYYSQNPYVRNTADGGTINTTAVKQVGYFISAEDPAPTRPQHPPDVTDARTMEVIAQLEEAFQHRPVWTRRSLLNHLGGKLHNWNELKKYLNYTAYQFKGGPWRDGVVPYGIDPRTDPKYRVYQTLMFKLSRKTLGVKDQTWAALRRSQLSLQKNYAEDECHSHVFDGESFHTDGKVWQVCDITDPLLQELLDNAEVRPTWDINSGWYHGGLWAKVKAIMKTKLVAIQFDRKLTRDDFAPTLECGDRTPVRAMSSTFHLPLPNLNLSKEELTALRGREPPKKKSSGYNVRIREFSKGASVGPDHRAGPGSVAQDSAAATEEDGMPYEDDEEDSGSEADNGDYEDEMVYPDPGAYADPGDGIYPTQQGPYGGHHRRRGGDYDTADGGVEYYSPVMSGAIYPELD